A window of the Acidimicrobiales bacterium genome harbors these coding sequences:
- the folP gene encoding dihydropteroate synthase, which yields MRPLVLGILNVTPDSFSDGGQFSSVERAVERALEMLGEGADIIDIGGESTRPGADAVSIDTELERVIPVIEALRARRPDARISIDTRRVEVARPAVSAGAEIINDVSASLHDVAAETGAGWIAMHMQGQPADMQHRPHYANVVAEVREFLVERAEAGRRAGVANIWIDPGFGFGKSEAHNMALLAGLASLVDTGWPVAVGLSRKSMLGAILARSDGADVPVPAGDRLEGSVATATYAMLLGASMIRVHDVKAAWQAATVVAADPKWKGPDGEG from the coding sequence ATGCGCCCACTGGTCCTCGGCATTCTCAACGTCACGCCTGACTCGTTCAGCGATGGCGGGCAGTTCTCGTCGGTCGAGCGCGCCGTCGAACGAGCCCTCGAGATGCTCGGCGAAGGGGCCGACATCATCGACATCGGAGGCGAGTCGACCCGTCCCGGCGCCGACGCCGTGTCGATCGACACCGAGCTCGAGCGGGTCATCCCGGTCATCGAGGCGCTTCGGGCACGGCGGCCGGACGCCCGGATCTCGATCGATACCCGGCGTGTCGAGGTCGCCCGACCAGCGGTGAGTGCCGGTGCCGAGATCATCAACGACGTGTCGGCCTCGCTCCACGACGTGGCGGCCGAGACCGGCGCCGGCTGGATCGCAATGCACATGCAGGGGCAACCGGCCGACATGCAGCACCGCCCCCACTACGCCAATGTCGTGGCCGAGGTGCGTGAGTTCCTGGTGGAGCGGGCCGAGGCCGGGCGTCGAGCCGGCGTTGCGAACATCTGGATCGACCCCGGCTTCGGTTTCGGCAAGAGCGAGGCGCACAACATGGCGCTGCTCGCCGGTCTCGCCAGCCTCGTCGACACGGGTTGGCCGGTGGCCGTCGGCCTGAGCCGCAAGAGCATGTTGGGGGCCATCCTGGCCCGGTCGGATGGCGCCGATGTGCCGGTTCCGGCCGGCGACCGCCTCGAGGGATCGGTTGCCACCGCAACCTATGCCATGCTTCTCGGGGCCAGCATGATCCGTGTGCATGATGTGAAGGCCGCATGGCAGGCCGCAACCGTCGTTGCCGCCGATCCGAAGTGGAAGGGACCTGATGGCGAAGGGTAG
- the folB gene encoding dihydroneopterin aldolase, with the protein MSEQPPDVIEVRGLELLVFCGVLPEEQARRQPFEFDLDIELDMREAGTTDDLDTTVDYGALSNQLADVLHVERFMLLERMATRVAEIVLEHPRVDAVTVVARKLRPPVPQHIDTTGVRLRRSR; encoded by the coding sequence GTGAGTGAGCAGCCGCCCGACGTGATCGAGGTCCGCGGGCTCGAGCTCTTGGTGTTCTGTGGGGTCCTCCCCGAGGAGCAGGCACGGCGCCAGCCGTTCGAGTTCGACCTCGACATCGAACTCGACATGCGCGAAGCCGGTACGACCGACGACCTCGACACCACGGTCGACTACGGCGCGCTCAGCAATCAGCTCGCCGACGTCCTCCACGTCGAGCGCTTCATGTTGCTCGAACGGATGGCCACCCGGGTCGCCGAGATCGTCCTGGAACACCCTCGGGTCGACGCCGTCACCGTCGTGGCTCGCAAGCTCCGTCCTCCCGTCCCGCAGCACATCGACACCACCGGTGTGCGCCTCCGCCGCAGTCGCTGA
- the folK gene encoding 2-amino-4-hydroxy-6-hydroxymethyldihydropteridine diphosphokinase produces MRAFLGLGSNLGDRLGYLRAAVADLPDLVAVSPLYESAPVGGPEQGAYLNIVVQLDTRQLPHELLETCRRLERAAGRERVVRWGPRTLDVDVLWIDGVRVGGPELTVPHPRMHERNFVMDPLLDLDPSFEHPHYDRAKAYGEVTRVGPL; encoded by the coding sequence ATGCGGGCGTTCCTCGGTCTCGGGAGCAATCTCGGTGACCGTCTCGGCTACCTCCGGGCAGCGGTGGCCGACCTCCCCGACCTGGTCGCGGTGTCGCCGCTGTACGAATCGGCGCCCGTTGGGGGGCCGGAACAGGGCGCCTACCTGAACATCGTCGTCCAGCTCGACACCCGACAGCTGCCGCACGAGTTGCTCGAGACCTGCCGTCGACTCGAACGGGCCGCTGGGCGTGAACGGGTGGTCCGGTGGGGTCCCCGCACGCTTGACGTCGACGTGCTGTGGATCGACGGGGTTCGTGTCGGTGGCCCCGAGCTCACCGTGCCGCATCCCCGGATGCACGAACGCAACTTCGTGATGGATCCACTTCTCGATCTGGACCCGTCCTTCGAGCATCCGCACTACGACCGGGCGAAGGCGTATGGCGAGGTCACCCGGGTGGGTCCACTCTGA